AGGTATAAATCTGCGCCTACCTCTTCTCCTTTCTGTTTATCAAACTCCTGTCCTTTAGCAGTTAGCATAATAATATAAATGTCTTTCATGCCAAGAACTTTCTTAACTTGATGGCAAACATCAAAACCGCTCATTTTCGGCATCATCACATCAAGGAAGATGAGGTTGGGGTGATCAGACTTAATTTGTTCTAAAGCATCCTCTCCATTTTTCGCAGTTAGTAACTCTACCCCCTCGTCTTCGAGATCCTCAAGTGCTTGCTCAATCAAACTCCTAATGTGAGATTCATCATCTACGATTAATATTTTTTTGCCCATACATTCCTTTCTAAGTAAAAATAATTGCTTTTTGGTGATTAACTATTTCTAACTAATGGCTGCTATTTGTTTTTGGCTTTGATAACAAAACAAAGAATATGTGTTTCAAGTCTTTTTCAACTCTCAATGTATTAATTAAATTATGCTTATCTGAAATCATGGAATCAACAATAATCAAATCGGGTTTAGTTATAAGCGCTTTTTCGATAGTATCCTGACCATTTGAGGCTTCAAAAGTATCAAACCCTCTTAACTGTATTGCTTGGGTAATTATCTTAGCAGCAGGCACATTTTCATCCACAATCAAAACTTTTCTCTTGGCTCTACTTTCAGAGGTGAGGGCAGCAACTTCTTTAAGCAATTCTTCGGTGTTAATCGGTTTGGTAAGATACCTGTCAACACCGAGAGCATAACCCCGCTTTTGCTCTTCGACGACAGATAAAATTAAAATGGGGATGTCTATGCTTTGCAGGTCATTTTTCAGAACTGCCGCAGTCTCAAACCCATTCATTATGGGCATTGTTACGTCCAAGATCAATAGGTCAGGAAGTTCAAGCTTTACCTGTTGGATTGCCTCTAAACCATCTTTTGCCTCTTGAACTATGTAGCCTTCTGCACTGAGATTCTGTCTGAGGAGTTCCCGAATTGGGCCTTCATCATCCACAACCAAAATAGTTTTTTGACCTTCAGTAGAGTTGGCGGCTTTGATCAGCGGCGATTGCAGTTGTTAGAGGAATGTCTCTACGTCTACTGTTTTGCTCCCTGGCTGAGGCTCAATCAGGTTGGGTAAGGTGAAGGAGAAG
This region of Nostoc sp. UHCC 0302 genomic DNA includes:
- a CDS encoding response regulator; amino-acid sequence: MDDEGPIRELLRQNLSAEGYIVQEAKDGLEAIQQVKLELPDLLILDVTMPIMNGFETAAVLKNDLQSIDIPILILSVVEEQKRGYALGVDRYLTKPINTEELLKEVAALTSESRAKRKVLIVDENVPAAKIITQAIQLRGFDTFEASNGQDTIEKALITKPDLIIVDSMISDKHNLINTLRVEKDLKHIFFVLLSKPKTNSSH
- a CDS encoding response regulator — encoded protein: MGKKILIVDDESHIRSLIEQALEDLEDEGVELLTAKNGEDALEQIKSDHPNLIFLDVMMPKMSGFDVCHQVKKVLGMKDIYIIMLTAKGQEFDKQKGEEVGADLYLTKPFDPDEVLSKSQEILARKTKLT